Proteins co-encoded in one Micropterus dolomieu isolate WLL.071019.BEF.003 ecotype Adirondacks linkage group LG19, ASM2129224v1, whole genome shotgun sequence genomic window:
- the si:ch211-159i8.4 gene encoding matrix-remodeling-associated protein 5 produces MMLWWCTNIYCRLAAAWFPLLFLSLLYQTISSTHAIPLCPRSCSCPGVKEVHCTFRHLTTIPKTFPKDTERLNLGYNSLTEVEGSEFSSLRQLEMLMLHGNDISTVHPGAFYSLRSLQILKLSYNKLTTVNPGLFEGLAGLIRLHLDHNLIDFIEPYSFSGMTSLKLLQLEGNLLKDIHPHTFITVSLLGSFWTSGLKHLHLSDNLLEQLPAAALKTAPRLELLSLHGNPWTCDCQLHWLVEWSSTHEGVIKCKKERGSSETCPQCSSPQPLNGTLFLGLTPDKLTCERPVLHSPLKQWDNPVWAESEAEPDHPYTRDFEKPLGHLTFVLSDSHGNSAHVACDVRHPGDSSPMTWTVNPPGELSVNVSLVTALECEIDRETLQSLWQLVAYYYESPAILERGQQRGNASRVTYQYAQAVNENSPYFTDLKGYLVAEPSWLLQPRVTLRLNRQQTTTKKLVMDFTTLITKLINRNRGQKDDNDDSISWALIRRGKAGRVQTALEGSKVHLECSVITSDPEVKVEWMHPDLSFVEDTTDKIEFSERGELVILNATLSDSGLYHCMSRTKAGVDLMPLRLTIKQSSLSPTAFNGKKVVVEKGHSFSLPCEVTSVQPSQTMWYLPKNQILLPTQQTRRAEVMENGTLVVRRLTQEDAGEYSCLASNLYGVDMLSHMVEVTGEKATDRSKVLTGREQQIIPVGMEEVEGSGGDYQEIIRPSATQFPKKVGTQQRNPNGFSKRIRIKDSKRKSNKSVKELDPNRWAEILAKAKAKPSVALPTEQSLPKPSTVTFQTSTSKHTTTIPSTTASTTSPPDIRIEPTNFQINTKAKTEAYFKEKKGDNKKESETSESVPQVLHPQPPRSTEPTPHHISGFTEKAEAITDPPSVGTAQPVDQSENKHSGEGIKNFNLVPGRPNRRRLPYRRRKPPVRVHPHVHPFNHSSNKPQTTVRPTTTTTPTTTMTTTTTPTTTMTTTTTTTTTTPVPTKVENHETLSAEYQTEEDESEYNTEYDYNDSDSLEAKENLTSETSHTTNDLDSSHTTFPSAREHVGNSTGRQNLPYPKTTVTPKLDSTPCTNERTVEEKEKDTVNLMKSERQRVEIKTQIEENGNKTFAGESEREVMPAIGRKENHQIDTEGSEKDTEKSKKERVTQSNKAQHSIQLTTQNRPRPDTQPSVEQNTPTQARTPSSRVITSHSTRGRTREEVTQKENKEVNKPKAMPEITDHSFPIMEPVHPWLHQNKQGGGQTSTSTMTHTNQNRNTGREDEVNPGRHSQPHRVPPMSHWPSLHHHHYPHYPSWPSQRSFPHPRQGAVSHPAPTHRPWPLPHPWAKSLVVTNRPEITAETVKPTPTISGITENSRSNPDLSLNHHHQQQNHHVDGRTQSRDQLFLSRLRNRYRQAQLDRIAQLGRMVTPKPRTSHHNPPSPITPKPYSPYTAKLPAPSASYTYTLQPPNPVKPSSSSFSGLIPTPHSYQPTTPGVQYGGRWPGAGRISSQRPTASPPFPWVFGAESGGVKPLITTVTTASVSVLAESDVFLPCKATGNPEPSIAWTKVSTGATIPANTRHGPRFEVFKNGTFVIKNIQLQDRGQYLCAAQNRFGSDRLVITLAVQTQAPKIQLPKSTEIAVYLGKSVTLDCLASGKPLAQISWILPDRTFVREVGIVHTLLSPVSLLQNGTLQIHSPNFSSKGDYKCIASNAAGADTVTYHLHVAALPPSISEGAMDTVIIQPGRSVYVHCSVRGEPVPTLKWMLPAGVHVKPSQFLGRGLFVFPNGTLYVKNVLPADGGRYECLATNAVGIAKRTVLLEVRADHPSFSHQPPPLPIPPTHRQGVPSRQHSVSAMYGSAVYLHCPESTGSTRGTIWQLPSKTIMEHRYSPERPIKVFHNGTLRILQLTELDGGNYLCVFQRPNGEDMELFQVEVLMTPPRIEHMKTAQTRVTFGENFQVDCVATGLPDPEVSWSLPDGTLINNALQSDDSGLRSRRYVIFGNGTLLLQQMGKKDEGDYTCYAKNKLGKDERKVSVKVGPNAPKIRLKSQSLVTAKIGESAKLSCQATGEPTPKIMWISPRNDVISMISDKFQIMDDGMLVVKKVILADEGKYACVARNSAGDDVKNMILEVEPQEPFINGMKGKSTTKVLAVSYQTALLDCRVEGKPEPRVWWITPYGHSLPTPYLGGRFQVHRNGSLELRGVRKTDEGRYMCLAKNNLGEASLLIELDVASLAEKPSFALPNIEILPIKQDSGALMLECPARGKPNPEFAWILPNGTMLTAGVRLQRFTHHLGNGTLQIFQPVASDKGVYRCLAKNVAGQAEKRYALEAGRKPVMRGSTGGMQITYGLNLNLPCTVDGWPQASVTWTLPNGLVLDKPQTIGRVSFLANGTLQLRQVATFDKGTYICKASNSFGSSTLSYPVAVMVFPPRITNTLNAITRVNRGSPVTLNCVGTGIPKPDISWTLPGRTTLLPHNRFTAQRGIHMTEEGSLVIQNPMLMNSGIYKCNAKNTLGTDFKSTYLQVV; encoded by the exons TTATAACAGCCTGACAGAGGTGGAGGGGTCAGAATTCAGCTCACTACGACAACTGGAAATGCTCATGTTGCATGGCAACGACATTAGCACAGTCCATCCTGGAGCGTTTTACAGCCTGAGATCACTACAG ATCTTGAAGTTGAGTTACAACAAGCTAACAACGGTGAACCCTGGTCTGTTTGAGGGCCTTGCTGGTTTGATCCGTCTCCATCTGGACCACAACCTCATCGACTTTATAGAGCCATACTCCTTCTCTGGCATGACCTCCCTaaaactgctgcagctggagggGAACCTTCTCAAAGATATCCACCCTCATACCTTCATAACAGTGTCACTACTGGGAAGCTTTTGGACCTCAGGACTCAA ACACTTACACCTGTCAGACAATCTGTTGGAGCAGCTCCCTGCCGCAGCACTTAAGACAGCTCCCAGGCTTGAGCTCCTCTCTCTACATGGTAATCCCTGGACCTGTGACTGTCAGCTCCACTGGTTGGTAGAATGGAGCTCCACACACGAAG GTGTAATAAAGTGCAAGAAGGAACGTGGTTCCAGTGAGACTTGCCCCCAGTGCTCCTCTCCTCAACCCCTGAATGGGACCCTTTTTCTGGGACTGACTCCAGACAAGCTTACATGTGAACGACCAGTTCTTCATTCCCCCCTTAAACAGTGGGACAATCCTGTGTGGGCTGAATCTGAAGCTGAGCCTGACCACCCGTACACCCGTGACTTTGAAAAGCCTTTAGGCCATCTGACCTTCGTTCTCTCTGACAGCCATGGGAACAGTGCTCATGTAGCATGTGATGTGCGCCACCCTGGAGACAGTTCACCCATGACCTGGACAGTAAATCCACCTGGGGAGTTGTCTGTCAATGTGTCACTGGTGACTGCCCTTGAGTGTGAGATTGATCGGGAGACGTTACAAAGTCTGTGGCAATTGGTGGCATATTACTATGAAAGCCCTGCTATCTTGGAGAGAGGTCAACAGAGAGGAAATGCAAGCAGAGTAACCTATCAATATGCCCAAGCCGTAAATGAAAATTCCCCATATTTCACAGATTTAAAAGGGTATTTGGTAGCAGAACCCTCGTGGTTGCTTCAACCCAGAGTCACTTTGAGGCTCAACAGACAGCAGACAACAACCAAGAAACTGGTAATGGATTTCACTACTCTAATTACCAAGCTAATCAACCGAAATAGAGGGCAGAAAGATGACAATGACGACAGCATATCCTGGGCTCTAATTCGCAGAGGGAAAGCAGGGCGGGTTCAGACTGCTCTCGAGGGTTCAAAGGTTCACTTGGAGTGCAGTGTCATCACTTCAGATCCGGAGGTGAAAGTGGAGTGGATGCATCCAGATTTGTCCTTTGTGGAGGATACAACTGATAAAATTGAATTTTCTGAAAGAGGAGAACTTGTGATTTTAAATGCTACACTGTCTGACTCAGGCCTGTACCACTGTATGTCTAGAACCAAAGCTGGAGTGGACTTGATGCCTTTGAGGCTCACCATCAAACAAAGTTCACTCAGTCCCACAGCTTTCAATGGTAAGAAAGTTGTAGTTGAAAAGGGACACTCTTTTTCTCTACCTTGTGAGGTGACCTCAGTCCAGCCCAGTCAAACTATGTGGTACCTACCCAAAAACCAAATTCTTCTCCCCACACAACAGACAAGACGGGCAGAAGTGATGGAAAATGGGACTTTGGTGGTAAGGAGGTTGACACAAGAAGATGCAGGGGAATACAGCTGCTTGGCCTCAAATCTCTATGGAGTTGACATGCTGTCACACATGGTGGAAGTCACAGGAGAAAAGGCCACTGACAGGTCTAAAGTACTGACTGGGAGAGAGCAGCAGATCATTCCAGTTGGCATGGAAGAAGTAGAGGGTTCAGGGGGAGATTACCAGGAAATTATACGTCCTTCTGCAACACAGTTCCCTAAGAAGGTAGGAACACAGCAAAGGAATCCTAATGGCTTTTCAAAAAGGATAAGAATCAAAGATTCAAAGAGAAAATCCAACAAATCTGTTAAAGAGTTAGATCCAAATCGTTGGGCAGAGATATTGGCTAAAGCTAAGGCTAAACCAAGTGTTGCTCTGCCCACAGAGCAGTCACTACCAAAGCCCAGCACTGTAACATTCCAAACAAGTACCTCCAAACATACTACTACAATTCCTTCTACAACTGCTTCTACAACTAGCCCTCCTGATATTAGGATAGAGCCAACAAATTTCCAAATCAACACAAAAGCTAAGACTGAGGCCTATTTTAAGGAGAAGAAAGGGGATAACAAAAAAGAGTCAGAAACCTCAGAAAGTGTGCCACAGGTTTTACACCCTCAGCCTCCGAGAAGTACAGAACCAACCCCACACCACATTAGCGGGTTCACAGAAAAAGCAGAAGCTATCACAGACCCTCCTTCTGTTGGAACTGCTCAGCCAGTCGATCAGTCAGAAAATAAGCACTCTGGAGAGGGGATAAAGAACTTCAACCTCGTTCCTGGTCGGCCAAACAGGAGAAGGCTACCTTATAGACGTAGAAAACCCCCAGTGAGAGTCCATCCGCACGTACACCCCTTCAACCATTCATCAAACAAGCCCCAAACAACTGTTCgcccaacaacaaccacaacaccaacaacaacaatgaccacaaccacaacaccaacaacaacaatgaccacaaccacaactactactactacaacaccTGTTCCaaccaaagtggaaaaccatGAAACCCTATCTGCTGAGTATCAGACGGAGGAAGATGAAAGTGAATACAATACAGAATATGATTACAATGATAGCGATAGTTTGGAAGCCAAAGAAAATTTAACTAGTGAAACCTCTCATACCACTAATGATCTTGACAGTAGCCATACCACATTTCCATCAGCTAGAGAACATGTAGGTAACTCTACAGGTAGACAGAATTTACCTTATCCAAAGACGACTGTGACTCCTAAGTTAGATAGTACCCCTTGTACAAATGAAAGGACTGttgaagaaaaggagaaagacacTGTAAATCTAATGAaatcagaaagacagagggttgagataaaaacacaaattgaaGAAAATGGCAACAAAACATTTGCTGGAGAAAGTGAGAGGGAGGTAATGCCAGCAATAGGAAGGAAAGAAAACCATCAAATAGATACAGAAGGCAgtgagaaagacacagaaaaatctaaaaagGAGCGGGTTACACAGAGCAACAAAGCGCAGCATAGCATCCAGTTAACAACACAAAATAGACCAAGACCTGACACTCAACCTTCAGTAGAGCAAAATACACCAACCCAAGCAAGAACTCCATCTTCCAGGGTCATTACCTCACATTCAACAAGAGGCAGAACAAGAGAGGAAGTCACACAGAAAGAGAATAAAGAGGTAAACAAGCCAAAAGCGATGCCTGAGATCACAGATCACAGTTTCCCAATAATGGAGCCAGTTCACCCTTGGCTCCATCAGAACAAACAGGGAGGAGGGCAAACTAGTACTTCCACgatgacacacacaaaccaaaacagaaatacaggaAGAGAAGATGAAGTGAATCCAGGCAGGCATTCCCAGCCTCACAGAGTCCCTCCGATGTCCCACTGGCCTTCtctccatcatcatcactacCCTCACTACCCTTCCTGGCCAAGTCAAAGGTCATTTCCTCATCCAAGGCAAG GTGCTGTGTCACACCCAGCGCCCACCCATCGACCCTGGCCTCTCCCCCACCCCTGGGCTAAAAGCCTGGTTGTCACCAACCGACCAGAGATCACAGCTGAAACAGTGAAGCCCACACCTACCATTTCTGGAATAACAGAAAACTCCAGATCTAATCCCGATCTGTCacttaatcatcatcatcaacaacaaaatcatCATGTGGATGGCAGGACCCAATCCAGAGATCAACTGTTTCTGTCAAGGCTGAGGAACAGATACAGACAG GCACAACTTGATCGCATTGCTCAGCTGGGGAGGATGGTGACACCTAAACCTCGCACTAGCCACCACAACCCTCCTTCCCCCATCACACCTAAACCATATAGCCCCTACACCGCCAAACTTCCAGCACCCTCTGCTTCTTACACTTACACCCTGCAGCCACCGAACCCTGTTAaaccttcatcatcatcattctcTGGTCTCATCCCGACCCCTCATTCTTACCAACCCACCACCCCTGGGGTTCAGTATGGAGGTCGGTGGCCTGGAG CAGGACGAATCAGCTCTCAGCGGCCCACAGCTTCACCTCCTTTCCCATGGGTGTTTGGAGCAGAAAGTGGTGGAGTGAAGCCCCTTATTACTACTGTAACCACAGCTAGTGTGTCAGTACTGGCGGAGAGTGACGTGTTCCTGCCCTGCAAAGCAACAGGGAATCCTGAACCCAGCATTGCGTGGACCAAAGTCTccacag GTGCTACCATTCCAGCCAACACCAGACATGGTCCCCGTTTTGAAGTCTTCAAAAATGGAacatttgttattaaaaacatccaGCTTCAGGACAGAGGCCAGTACCTCTGCGCGGCACAGAACAGGTTTGGATCAGATCGCTTGGTCATCACCTTAGCTGTCCAGACTCAGGCACCCAAGATCCAACTACCCAAGTCTACAGAGATAGCAGTTTACCTAGGGAAAAGTGTGACTCTTGACTGCCTTGCTTCAGGAAAACCTCTTGCCCAAATCTCCTGGATTCTTCCGGACAGGACGTTTGTACGTGAGGTCGGGATTGTTCACACGCTCCTTTCTCCAGTTTCTCTGCTTCAAAATGGAACCCTGCAAATTCACTCTCCCAATTTCTCCAGCAAAGGGGACTATAAATGTATTGCAAGCAACGCAGCAGGTGCTGACACAGTCACTTATCATCTTCATGTCGCAGCTCTGCCTCCAAGCATCAGTGAAGGAGCAATGGATACTGTGATCATTCAGCCAG GCAGGAGTGTGTATGTCCACTGCTCTGTGAGGGGCGAACCGGTGCCCACTCTGAAATGGATGCTCCCAGCAGGCGTCCATGTAAAGCCATCACAGTTTCTTGGACGTGGGTTGTTTGTCTTCCCCAATGGGACGCTGTATGTGAAGAATGTTTTGCCAGCTGATGGTGGGAG GTATGAGTGTTTGGCTACTAATGCCGTGGGCATTGCCAAAAGAACTGTCCTGCTGGAGGTGAGGGCAGATCACCCCTCCTTCTCTCaccagcctcctcctcttcccatCCCCCCAACCCACCGCCAAGGTGTGCCATCCCGCCAGCACTCTGTCTCAGCTATGTATGGGTCTGCTGTCTACCTCCACTGTCCAGAGTCTACCGGATCCACAAGAGGGACCATTTGGCAGCTACCCTCCAAGACTATCATGGAACATCGATACAG TCcagagagaccaattaaagtcTTCCATAATGGGACTCTGAGGATACTTCAACTAACAGAGCTTGATGGCGGAAATTATCTGTGTGTCTTTCAGCGGCCCAATGGGGAAGACATGGAGCTCTTCCAG GTGGAAGTGTTAATGACCCCTCCCAGAATCGAACACATGAAGACTGCACAGACCAGGGTCACCTTTGGAGAAAATTTCCAG gTGGACTGTGTTGCAACAGGCCTCCCTGATCCAGAAGTTTCCTGGAGTCTGCCAGATGGAACTTTAATCAACAATGCCCTTCAGTCAGACGACAGTGGCCTTCGCAGCCGCCGCTATGTTATTTTTGGTAATGGAACTTTACTTCTCCAGCAAATGGGCAAAAAAGACGAGGGTGACTACACTTGTTACGCTAAGAACAAACTGGGCAAAGACGAAAGAAAAGTGAGCGTCAAAGTGGGGCCGAATGCTCCAAAAATTAGATTGAAATCGCAATCACTGGTGACAGCTAAGATAGGAGAATCAGCAAAATTGAGCTGTCAGGCAACAGGTGAACCTACACCAAAAATCATGTGGATCTCACCAAGAAATGATGTGATATCGATGATATCAGACAAATTTCAGATCATGGACGATGGAATGTTAGTGGTGAAAAAAGTAATACTGGCTGATGAAGGAAAATATGCATGTGTGGCACGAAATTCTGCTGGTGATGACGTTAAAAACATGATACTTGAAGTTGAACCCCAGGAACCCTTCATCAATGGCATGAAAGGGAAGAGCACCACAAAGGTTTTGGCTGTTTCCTACCAAACAGCACTATTGGATTGCAGAGTGGAAGGGAAACCTGAACCAAGAGTCTGGTGGATTACTCCCTATGGCCATTCGCTCCCAACACCCTACCTGGGAGGTCGCTTCCAAGTCCATCGGAACGGGAGCCTGGAGCTGAGAGGGGTGAGGAAAACAGATGAAGGGAGGTACATGTGTCTGGCTAAAAACAATCTGGGTGAAGCCTCACTTTTGATTGAATTAGACGTAGCATCACTAGCTGAGAAACCAAGTTTTGCTCTTCCTAATATTGAAATCTTACCAATAAAGCAAGATAGTGGGGCACTGATGCTGGAGTGCCCCGCTCGTGGCAAGCCGAACCCAGAATTTGCATGGATTCTACCCAATGGGACAATGTTGACGGCTGGTGTTAGACTTCAACGCTTCACACATCATCTGGGTAATGGAACTCTACAGATCTTTCAACCAGTTGCAAGTGATAAGGGAGTGTACCGGTGCCTAGCAAAAAATGTGGCAGGACAAGCAGAGAAACGTTATGCGCTGGAGGCGGGCAGAAAGCCAGTGATGAGAGGATCTACAG GTGGGATGCAGATCACTTATGGCCTCAATCTCAACTTGCCCTGCACTGTGGATGGCTGGCCGCAGGCGTCAGTCACATGGACCCTACCTAATGGTCTTGTTTTGGACAAACCTCAAACCATTGGCCGTGTCTCTTTTCTTGCGAACGGGACCCTCCAACTAAGGCAGGTTGCCACCTTTGACAAAGGAACATACATCTGCAAAGCCTCCAACTCCTTTGGCTCGTCAACACTATCCTACCCAGTTGCAGTGATGGTTTTCCCCCCACGTATCACCAATACGCTGAACGCAATTACTAGAGTCAACCGGGGATCACCAGTGACATTAAATTGTGTTGGGACTGGTATTCCAAAGCCAGATATTTCATGGACATTACCTGGACGCACAACGCTGCTTCCACATAATCGGTTCACAGCGCAGAGAGGGATTCATATGACAGAGGAGGGCAGTCTGGTCATACAGAACCC